The Bacteroidales bacterium genomic sequence ATCCTTAATTTTGTGATCATATTTTAAGGCTATACCCTTATGGAAAATTCAAATCAAAAATTATTAATTGAACAGGTTGACAGAAAACTGCAACAATTCAGGACTCTTGAAACTGTCATTATTCCGCCAAAAGGATGGATACACACCATCAGGGTGACATTGAAAATGTCGCTCCGACAACTTGGGAACAGACTGAAAATTTCACCCCAAAGTGTTAAAGAAATTGAGGAAAGAGAAGCGAATGGATCACTAACGATCAAGTCATTAACAGAAGCGGGCATCGCTCTTAATATGAAATTGGTCTATGGATTTATCCCATTGGATGGAAGTATTGAAAAAATGATTGAAAAAAGAGCATCTGAATTGGCTTTGGAAATAATTTCCCGTACATCGCACACTATGAAACTGGAAGACCAGGAAAACAAAGAAGATCGGTTAAAAAAAGCTGTCACCAATAAAACTGCCGAATTAATGGAGAAAATGCCTAAATATCTATGGGATTAGAACTAAATTACATCGAAGGGCAAACTCCTATTGATGAAGATGAAAAAGAAGGCCATTATTAGAATTTGCCCGTTCTTAGGATTAAAGATGGTCTTGCATTTATTTAGATAATAGCCAACTTCGGGGAGCCGAAGTGGAATCGAACCAGCTTTCCCACCTCTATCAAGGGAAAGTCTGGTCCGATAAATCCCCAACCCGAAGTAGACTATCTAAAAAAATTATACTTATTACCTGGAATTGTAGCAGACCCTATTCTTCTGTGAATTTATTATATGCTACTTTTAAGTATCTTTCAATAGGATAAAGTGGTCATTCTGATCCGGCGACAATAAGCAAAATCATCAGCTATGTCCATAAATTTTCTCTATCTTGGCAAAAAAATTACAAAACGCAATAAGATGGAAACAAAACAGTTTGGCAATACTGATATGAAGATCACACGGATCGGATTCGGGTCATGGGCCATTGGTGGTGGCAACTGGGCATTTGGATGGGGACCACAGGACGACGGCGAAGCCATCGCTGCCATACATCGCGCCATAGAGACCGGGATGAACTGGATTGATACTGCGGCAGTTTATGGACTTGGCCATTCCGAAGAACTGGTTGGAAAAGCAGTTAAAGGCCTTAATCCAAAGCCCTACATTTTCACAAAATGCGGATTGGTATGGGATGATTCAAGGAAGACCAGCCAGAATATCAGGGCTGAATCGATCCGCAGGGAATGTGAAGCAAGCCTGCGCCGGTTGAATGTCGATGTGATTGACCTTTACCAGGTGCACTGGCCGGTTGATGCGGACCTGGAGGAAGCCTGGGAAATGATGGAACAGTTGCGATCGGAAGGGAAAGTGCGTTTTATAGGTGTTTCAAATTACAATGTTGAACAGATCAGGCAATGCCAGGAAATTGCGCCGGTATCATCGTTACAACCTCCCTACTCTCTAATAAACCGGGAATATGAAAAAGAAATCCTGCCATTTTGTAAAGAATATGGAATCGGGGTGATTGTTTACTCACCAATGGGGTCGGGATTGCTTACCGGCACCATGACCCGTGAACGTATTGCCGCCATGCCCTCCGACGACTGGCGAAGAAACAGCAGTTACTTTAAAGAACCAGCCCTTACCCGGAACCTGGCACTTGCTGAAACGCTGAAATCCATTGGTAAAAAACATGGGCGTTCGGCCGGTGAAGTGGCCATTGCATGGACATTGCGAAACCCTGCCGTAACGGCCGCTATTGTGGGTGGCAGAAGTGCCGGACAGGTAGATGGGATCAGCAGGGCATGGGATTTTCATCTGACGGAGGAAGACCTGGCGGAAATTGCAGGATGACATGAATGATGAAAGATTTGCATCCGGTTGCAACTTTCGTAAGTAAGGGGAGAATCAAAAAAACCCGTGGTTAAAACCAACGGGCTTTTTTGATATTCGAAAGAACAATATTCGATCTAACGATATTCGAAATGATATTTGATGTTCCATGGTACTTTAATTCGAATACTTGTCCGACCCTTG encodes the following:
- a CDS encoding mobile mystery protein A — protein: MENSNQKLLIEQVDRKLQQFRTLETVIIPPKGWIHTIRVTLKMSLRQLGNRLKISPQSVKEIEEREANGSLTIKSLTEAGIALNMKLVYGFIPLDGSIEKMIEKRASELALEIISRTSHTMKLEDQENKEDRLKKAVTNKTAELMEKMPKYLWD
- a CDS encoding aldo/keto reductase, with the protein product METKQFGNTDMKITRIGFGSWAIGGGNWAFGWGPQDDGEAIAAIHRAIETGMNWIDTAAVYGLGHSEELVGKAVKGLNPKPYIFTKCGLVWDDSRKTSQNIRAESIRRECEASLRRLNVDVIDLYQVHWPVDADLEEAWEMMEQLRSEGKVRFIGVSNYNVEQIRQCQEIAPVSSLQPPYSLINREYEKEILPFCKEYGIGVIVYSPMGSGLLTGTMTRERIAAMPSDDWRRNSSYFKEPALTRNLALAETLKSIGKKHGRSAGEVAIAWTLRNPAVTAAIVGGRSAGQVDGISRAWDFHLTEEDLAEIAG